The genome window ACCCTTGAACAAGAtgcctttttcattttcagtctctgTACTCaagttatgttttatttttttctgagctGACTGGCTTTTGAAATAGTCACATCTGTGTTTCCTACTGGAACTgaagatgtcttttttttttttcttttccaaatacTTTTATACAGGAGATCCcctaacaaacaaacagatgattTTAAATGGGGCGCTGAAGAAAGTGCTTTATTAGCAGCTTGCATCGAGCAGGATCATTATGGTTTATCAGGTGGACAGTCAAATCTACTAACCCTTTTGACAACTGTAAAAATCTACTGGTCACTGTtttacagcacagaaacactaaAGGTTATATTTATGACTTGGTATGAGCTGTgaatacaacaaaacaacaaacgtTGCGTAACTTTAAGAGTCGTTTTAGATGGTGTGTGATAAGTTTGACATGATTGTATTGATATTTATTAACATGTGTGCAAACTGTATTATatgtaaagaaaatgaatcctAATTTTTAAACTGTTCTGTTGACACATGACATGTAATGTAAATGCTTCATGTAGCTAAAATACATAGGGGTGTTGATTGTATGCTGAAGACGGCAATAAAACAATGCAGTTGttcttttaaatgtctttaaatgtcactttttgaTTGAATGGGTTATGAACCCATGCTAGCAACATATTTTTAAGACATATGTTTTGGCTGTTTCCCCCCTGCTTTCTTTCACTAGCCAGCTAAAGGTCTTCCCTTCATCAGCTCTGTCTTCATGAATAATCAAGCTCAAACCTCTATGTTTCTGCAGAGAGCATGGGATGCTGTAGCAAAGAGATGAGGTCTGAACccaaatgtgtgtatgtgggttgTATAATACTGTCGTGCTGCACTGGTTTAGAAATGTCATATATCCTTAGTAGCATATATATTCTGATAAATCCTTGATAAGCTTGTGCTGCATGTGGGGAAAAGTTAAGGGCCAAGATACATTTTAATAGTTCAGTGATTTAGtgttgcacttccataaagctGGGGGGCTCACAAGAGACAGACTAAAGCAAGAATGGTTCaaatctgagcagcagaggcaaAGACATTAACCTGCAGTCCCTTGCACCAAGCATCAAGCACATGGGATACctcatttcccacaatgcagcaaCTTTCTGTTAGACCCTCTGCTGGTAAATGTGACTTCTGTTAGAAATGTATTCAAGCCCAAGCAGAGAAAACTGTTATCATCATCAGGACGTTATCCTCTGATGACCCTGCTGATGAGGATCATTTTCTTGGACTTGGTAATAAAACTCCTCAAGTGCAGATTTGTTTTCTCAGACTGAGAAAGCCTCCAGACAAGTAAACTAACATACACGTCTAAAATCAGTGGAACACGCTTTTAACCATGAACAAGCTTAACCTCGCCACAGATAAAAACTGGACATGTGAACATGTAAAGTGACAGTAGCTGTACTTTAATATAATCAGACTTTACACGTTTTCATCGcgcatttattttgaaagcgaCAAAACAACAGTTGACTTCCGTTCACCCTTGTCATATAAACTTCGCGCGTCGCGAGGAGGTTAAACTGTCTTCAAAGCTTCGCCTTCACAATGCCAACTACGAGCTTCAGGGACTGCCAGGTGAGTGATGAAGAAACGACACCATAAACACTTCAACACTTTGATAAAGAGTGGCGTGAGGAGAGAAACTGAGCGGGCGCTACGGGCGTAAGTGCGTGCTGCGTTCATGTAACGCTTCGCGTCAGTGGAGCTGAAGCTGTAACGTAGCAAACATAAGTGCAGCTAAGTAAGAGCGGGATTAAACTGTTTAGTTAAAACTAAATACACACTCTGCTAAGTAATAAGTCACAGGATAGCTGCCTGAACTGGAGCCCGTTGTTGCTGAGTGGGCAGAAAATGTCCAGTGAAGTTTAGCCAACTGTCCGTGCTTTCACAGTAAAGCTGCTCCGTGGCTGTAGGAGTGGAAGAATAACACTCCTGACCCTGATTTCTgtctgttcctgctgcaggCGTGGAGGGCAGAGGGCCTTCCACTGTCCACCACCAGCAATGAGGCATGCAAAATGTATGACGCCACGCTCTATCAGGTAGTCAAACACccatatgcatgcacacgcacacacactgtgccatATTCTGCAGAatggtgtgtgtcagtggaagAGAAAGCTACAGTTAACACGTCCACTTTGTAGTTTATGAATTGGAGGAATGATGAGACCTTGGGAGGAATTGAAGGATGCATTTCTGCAATCAAGGCAGCTGACCCTGACTTTGGTGAGTAGACCTGTGGAAAGACATTATTTATTGATATCTGTCTACATCTATggatatttattcattttctgatattcatgtgtttatgttaTTTAACCAGGTAAGTCACGATGACGCATTGAAACTGTCAAAGTACACCTGGCTGCAAGTCAGCAGCAGagttaattattgtttttttaatcaagatGTTGTTTACTCCCACTGAGATAACATAATGCCTTTTTGGCATTTTCTGGTCAAGATAGCTGTGATGAAGTGTTTCAAACGACGCCCATGCAGACATTAAAAAGATACACAAAAGCATGTCCACACAAGGCTGACCTGATTTCACAcctgtgtcacagcagcagacagtgatAGTGAGTGTCGCAGATTTAAAGCTTGTTCTGTTATCTTCTAAAGATCAAACATCCAGAACGCTGTGTCATGCTGTCAGTGACAGGAACAATAGGAATTCAGTAATATTTTCCAACAATAAGAGGTGCCAAATATGTCAAGGACAGGCAGGCATGAATGTGCACTGAATGCATAAACGTCTGAGGACACATATGTACAGCACATCCTGCGTTTTAAAGTACACTTAAAGTGTGTTGCCAGTACAAGAAGTATATAAAAATCTATAAGTAGCCTAATTTTAGGATTATTAAATTACACTTGAAGTCAGGACTGTCAACAGAtttgctggggcccggggacaagagaccatcatagggccccacgtatgtagcgtagccttaagtgTGCCAGGGTTCTCTGCTAAGACAgggggtaggggtgttgtgcaataaaaggaaaatatatatatttaatatgctaaagtttttaagtatatgttgagtagaaaataatatttaattcatcaggaaatgatttaattaaaaagaaatatgtgaatgtaaagtaaaataaattaagggtcattcaagggcccctatggtcctgaggcccgggacaacatacccggttgccccccccGTCGACGGGCTTGCTTGAAGTGGACTGGAAATGCACAAGGAATATGACAATATACTGATGTAGATGTACTTGTATTCCATTAGTAGTACATTTCATGTACATTTTACAGTAAGTGGAATATTTTGAATCAAATTGGTAGTACAATGCAAATCCTCACTTATAcattttttggtgttttcaagTACACTTCAACTATACTGAAAATACATATAAGTATATCAGATTTAATGTTCACTCAAAATACAACTTAcattataaatacatttcagtgctttaaatTAAAGAATAGCATGAGCGAATCTAAAATAATTAGTATATTTGCAGTACTGTGTATTAAGTATGTTTTAAATAGTCCTATTTTGATGTCAAGTATACTTAATACATCTCAGATCTGTATGCGGGTGGTTACAGGCTGCAGGGGCAGAGAGCACAAAAGCCTGTTTGCCCAGGGCCGGGCAGGAAGTGGGCACCGTTTGAGTGCAACCACTAGTGAGCAGTTTTAAGTGAGATATACCCAAAAAATAAGGAGGGATggattaataaatatatatgtagcAGTGAGTGAGTCTGCTGAAGGCCGATCAAGGCCActgcacacaacagcaaatCAGTGTTAAGAGTTAACAGAAAACATATACAGAAGTGAAGGTAACTGCCAAATTTATCCACTGCAAAAACAGCCTGATTAAAAATCACTTCAGCGGTCCATTCTTTAAGTAAGCAGTGAAGAGGTTAGTTCCTCAAAGTCCTTTCTGCTTGAAATTGATgaataaatattgtattttcaGGGTAGTCACTAtttggatgaataaatgaaccCTCTCATTAGTCAGAGATCAGGCAGAGATCCTGTCcagctaaacaaacacacacaccttttgaGCAGTAGACATTTTGATATGTTATAAGATGTAGCTGCACATGAAGCATAGATTAATAATTACTAACATTTCTTATGACTGCAGTCTGTTCAGGTGAACCAGCTCCAGGACCCTGATATTTTACAGTCAAAGTGTCTGCTGTGTCTGATATGGTGATGAAGCCTTTGATGTTCAGCAGTCACTTACTGTGTATTTACCAGAAGCACTGACCTGAGATCACGAAGCAGAGGCTGACGAGTGCCTGTCAAACTAAGCGACCGTATGAACTGTAATGAATGTTTTAGATTCTGCTGATTATCACAATGTATATGAAATATTAGGATGCAAATGAATCAAGCTTCTCTTGTGCAGGTTCAACACTTATTGATGCTCTTTGAGCGTGCAAGCTGCTTTTGACTTGAACTGCTCAGACCTTTCACATTTTGACTGTGTTGTGCTTACTTAATTTGAGGTCATCAGGTGTAAGGTGAATAAAATCCAGTgtgaatatatgaataaaacCCAGTTGTCTTAGCTGATGTCCTCGTAAACAAAGCATTTGTCGATCAATGTTTAGAATGAGTGGCAACTTTAACAAAGTTTGTGTTAAAATATAGGTCATGACTGGAATAAAGGTCCAGTTTGAAGTCAAAACACATGGTGAATTACCAGTGAGCCACCTTTCATTACCCTTAGGACACACAGTTGCCCTTTCATTCGTCTGGCTTCACATCAAAAGCAAAACTTTTACAAGAGCATGTGATTTTGCATGTTAACTGTTAAACTGCAGTAAGATAAGTGTCGAAGAAAAGACCAGTGTGAACTGTTTTCCCCGTAGTTATGGGCCATGTGATCAGTACGGGGCTGGAGCTGATGGGAACGGGCAGCTCCATCCGTCTGGATGAGCGTCTGAACAGCGCTGTGAGGCGAACAGTGGAGCTGGCCAACAGCCAGAACATCTCTCCCAGAGAGAGGCTCCATGTCAAGGCTGTGGAGCTCTTGTCACGTGGGTAAGATCCAGAGCCAGACTGCCACAGGAAATTCTGTCAAACCAGACTGATGAGTAAGAATACAGTCATACAAGCGCCAGTGGTTACCAAAAGTCCTCTTAGAAGCTGGGATCCAAAGAAACATGCACTGACATCTGCTACAGAGTATGGAATTCTGCCCTATAAATATCAAATGTCTTCATTATGTGCGGTGCAATAGGTGCTGCTAACATTTCATGAAGTAGTCTGGAatactgcatacacacatactgtatagtACAAAATGATTAGAGAGTATCAAACCGAGGGGGCGAATGTTATCAAAATTAAACAACTTTTAATTCAATTCCATTAAAAACTAACAtaactgtcattttaaaatgttcattaaatataaaatgtctgTCATGGGCCAGTATTCTACAAAATAGGATATATATTttggaaaaaagtgtttcacTGCTCAGAAACAAATGCCATTTTAAATTAGAAATGAATAAGCACATACTTCTTTGGGCTATGGAGGGTGGAAATTTGTCTGTGAATCTTAAAATAAACAGTCCCACGATCTCTTCCTGCATTTTGCTCCAATTTCAATCATGTCTCTCTTGTTCCCGGACAATCTTCAAGCAGTCCTTTGCATGTCAATGTGAAGGGGGCATACAGCTCTCCTTCCATTCCCCCGCTTAGGTAATCACACCACAGCCATCCATCGTTGGACGCATCAACAGAGACAAtgaggaggagcacagaggactgagagagcttcatcacatggtgcagcagcagacaccTAAGCCCAGTGTCAACAAGACTCATCAGCTAGTCGTGGGCtaatggaggaagaggagggcccCCACCCCGGGTATCATTCagggagaggaagtggagaggcTAGACTCATACAGGTACAGACCTGACTGGACACTCAACACTGAAGCTGTCTTTAGGAAGACACAGCGCAGACATGCAGAGACTCAGATCCATCGCTGTGTGCAACACGCTCCAGCAGAGGCTCTGCCGGTCAATAGTAGCCGGTGCACTGATCTTTCCTGGGGTGTTGGCATTGAGGCTGGAGAGGCCGGCAGCCTTGACAAGCTGGTGACGAAGGCCTGCTCTGTGGTCGGCCTGGAACTGGACAGCGGAGAGAAGGATGAAGGACAAGATCAAAGCCATCCTGGATAACCCCTCTGACCCTCTCCATGACGAGCTGTGGCAGATGGGCAGCTCATTCAGCCACCACGTCATCCCACCTAGGTGCAACACGGAGAGCGCCAGGCGCTCATGTGTGCTCACTGCCACCAGCCTGTGCAGCAACCGCAGACTGTCATCACACTGACCAACCAGATTGTTTATAGAAGATGTGTGCTGTTGACTGTTCACCCCTGTTAAGGGCTATCGTCTGACCAATAGAGAGACATCTCCGCTGATTTGATCTAACATGTTTGGAAGTGAGTGCTGCAGTGCAGTCAGGGGAAGATCAGTTTTGTTTACCGCCATGCCAGAGGAAATAAGTTGCATGAATGACGTCTTCTTCGACAGCAGAAGAGCAGACGAATGTGAATTTGCAgtttctgttcctctttgtctctccccATGTGATGCAGTAATATGCTGCAGATCCTCAGCATTCTTTCTGTTTGCCAAAGGCTCTTCTGTCTGTCTAACAAgcagtatttgtattttatctGCAGTGTCTTTTTCCCCACAGTATAGTCTGATATACTGTAATactgaaaagacattttgtttctcAATATTGTCTTTGAGAGTACTGATGTTTTTCAAGGGCCTCAGATTCCCTCCATTCAACACAAAGCATATTGATGTCTGTGATTCTCATGGTACACTAATTCTATTGTCCTCCATCGCTTCGCAAAACTTAAACAGTGCTTCATGTTTCTTACAGAAATTATCCCGATGCTTGCAGTGTATGGGAAGACATTCTGGCTGATCACCCCACTGATTTGTTGGCTCTCAAGTTTTCTCATAATTCCTACTTCTACATGGGAGCCCAAGCCAACCTGAGGGACTCTGTGGCCAGGGTGCTGCCCTACTGGAAACCACATATGCCTTTTTACAGGTACAGAACATACAGCATACATTACAGGAGAGGTGTTTTGGATATGTTTAAAATCCTATGAAAACTCACTGACCTCAGTGTATTGGCTTAGTTAGTGCAGTAAGTATCTCAATAAGCAAAGTCATtgggagatttaaaaaaaaggtgtctGTCTAAAGTAGATATAGTCTATATTTTTATAATATGCATGTATCACATGACTATGAAAGCAATGTGACAATGAAATGAcgtgatgaacctacagagaattatcgcctgaatctgcagctcccctcggcttCACCGAGCTTCACAGTGGGTCTCAGTTCATTGTGTAGCTGCAAGGCTCACATCTTTACCGTTGTGTATCACTCTCGCTGCTCCCACAGTTTGGTTgttggcagctgttttcagccaaaaacgctcactgcacactacctgctcagcaccaaacagcagacagacacagttagcaactagtcGGTgaacagtggagcatttagcagctaatgagccagatatttccctcgggAGTTCGTGGAGACCAACAACggagctgagagagagcgagtgcTGGATTAACAGTcgccaggtggccagaaacacaactccaaatgactgctccataactgctggaGGTCTGCATAAGCAactgtgttgtcagtgttgtgtcacACAAGGACGCGCAAACACAGATAGTGGATTATAATGTACCTGTTTAGTGCCGTGGTGGGGCTGGTTGGCAGGTGGGTGTGAGGAAGGTGGTTCTGTCTCACAGAATGTAGAGGATTTCAAGAGGAATCTGTTGAGGTGATTGAACCATACTTTCCTGCAGAGGGAAATGTTCCACCCCTGCAGTGATGCACGTCCTGTATGTCTGACAGCTTCTTCCACATCCTTCCCTCAACAACACATCGTGAAGTATATGGATGAGTCACACCGAACAGAGTCCTATTGTAACGTCATGCCTCGCAACAATATATTCAAGCTATGTCTTTATTACTGAGACAGATCCTCAGTATACTGTCACAACATTACCACTGTGAAAGAAGAAGTCCATATTCCCACACAGCAACAGTGTGGAGGCAGTTATCTCCATGATGGCACACAGAAGTTGACACTGATGTAAAAATAATGCTGccttttttaaagcaaattggGGCCACTTCAAAGCACTGTCATTTGTGGCCCTTGGCTGTCATTGTTATGGCTGGAGGCAGGCTGTTCACAGTGTCTGCTTTTCATCATCCCAGATAAATTGAACAGGTGAGTAAAAGCACTTTCCGCGTTGTATCTTGTGTTGAGAGTTTTGTCTTTGCGTGTTTGTGCTCTTAGCTTCCTGAAAGGACTGTATGCCTTCGGCCTCATGGAGACTAACTTCTATGACCGGGCTGAGAAGGAAGCCATGGAGGTGAGATTTTCCTTCACGCTCTAGTCTGTTGTACACACTGTTGTCATCATTGCAGCTGGGTGATCCAGGCTGTCTGTGCGATTTGTGTCAGTTCAATTCAGCAAGTAATTTGCTGTGGAACACCAATAATAAGCAGCTCTCTCAGCCCGACTCTTCTGTGCTGAATGCGTAATGCATACAAAGTAGTTGTGACATGACAGTCACTTGAGAAAAGATTGAGCAACATCCCAGCTGAAATGAACGGTAGTAACTGAGAGTTGAGCATGCCATTATTGTTGAATTGTCATTTTGCTCTGGTGCACCAAATacagcattttgtttctgtattgTTTCCCCTTTCttcaaaatgttcaactttCTTATGCAGGCCCTCGCTCTGAGTCCAGATGATGCTTGGTCTGTCCACACCGTAGCCCATATTTATGAGATGAAAGCAGAGGTGGACAAAGGCTTGAAGTTCATGGAGAGTAGAGAGAACGACTGGAAGGTACAACCATTGGATGTTGCTTTAGCAGTATGTTTTTCTGATGAATGAGCAACCTTGTACAGCCAGAGTCCACTGAATGAAATTATGCATTGAAATAGGGCAAGGAAAATATTTCATGTATGTATTGTTTGTTCCAGATATCTGACATGCTGGCAGGTCATAACTATTGGCACTGGGCTCTAAACTACATCGAGAAGGTAAAGATTTGAACGAGTTTTCTCAGCCAAGCAAATAATAGGCAGTAGGAATATTTGTGCAACTTGTATTTGTGATATCCTTTCCCTTGGGTAATTTGAAGTTTGGAGTTGATTATATTGCAAGATTAATTTGTGTTTGCGTCTGTGCAACAGAATCTATCAACTCACTTATCGCTCGAATCTGAAGTTATTCAAATTCATctttctcatctcttcctcctccacagggCCAATACGAGGCCGCTCTGCAAATATACGATTCTCAGGTCGGTTTGTGTTGAGAGTTTGCATCCAAACTTTAATGGTATACGTGTCTGAGCACACAGTCCTTTCAAACACACAGGGGACGCAGACTAAAAACAATATGTTGTGCATGTTGTGAGTCAACAGGGAACGTGTGTGCAAATGGAAGGCGAGTCCATGTGAAGATGCATTTCACCGTCAAGTGCCaaagctgattatttttttattcactctaaAAATAGGAGAGACAGTTTAAAGTGAAGCCCTTTCACGTCCTGTGTCTATTCAACAACATTAAGTGCTGCCATAGCTTTGAACACAACAGAAATTCTCAAGTTAGCTGAATTCCATGAATGATTAACTGCTCATTTCAAAGGTCCTGCAAGATATAATATAAAGTCTGTTTTACAAAGTATTTCTCTGAACAATGTCTTTGTGTGGAGGCAGTTACATGTCACATCCTTCAGTGTTTGAGGTGAATAATAAAAGTTTGTTCTGTCTTCTTGAAGATATTCACACGTTGTAAAACCTCAGCAGCCATACTGGACATTGTGGATGGCAGTTCAATGCTCAGCAGACTGGAATTGGAAGGTAAGATATGGGTTAATATGGGAATTCACATGCAGTATTTTGGATGCCACTGATCagagtttgttttaaatttttgCAATGGAGCGTGTTACTGCATTTTCTAAATGAAATTGATTAGCCTGATGAAGGTGCTGCAACATTTGTTAATGTGCTGTTAATGTCCTGAAGGGCGGCTGCAACATCTAATTTGAGATAACTGAAGATGGTATGGTTTAAAGTGAAACGCATTATCTAACACTACCTCAttgaaatgtctaaaaacaactacatctgtctttatatatatatatatatatatatatatatatatatatatatatatatatatttattcattctgtttaaatgtttcataCAATGTTTAGAGAGAAATCCATACACTTATTCAGAGTAAGAGTGCTTCATTTAGTCACCTGTCAGTGGCAACgtcatgacaaaaacacaaatgtcttGTAGGATAGAATGATAaggtgatgacattttatatccagaaggtcaaaggtcatgatCATGATGTTCttttctggtcattattcagcaccataactcagcaacagaaggcagattgtgaccatatttcacatctgctcagatactgaattggtgacatgaatgttgaaactgtgctgattgtaaagatcttctgtgctgccgggcTGAAGATGTATGTgaaacatccatgttttacagtttgtagcttctctgcagcagcatccatatctgaagcattgtagtccaacacaagctcattggttctgctgatattgagcttcaggtgattgttgttgatgtgatgaagctctccatcagtcctctgtgctcctcctcctggaaaaacagtctctaagtgtAGACACCATGTTTCTACCTGGAATCATGTTATGTTATTGTGATAACTTTCATTTCACCAAAAtatacacttaataccttttcTTAAATTCCAACATATATGATATGAGTCTAGACTCACATGGATAttaatgcaacttgactggttggtgaaGGCGGACACGCCAGTAGTCCTagttttgattgacaggccCCTAGTGGCACATATGACATACCGTGTGGTCGAATGAAACAGCCTACGAATTGAGTGCTGTGTTGGAAATTGGTGTAATTAACAGAGCCTGCTGTCATTTCAAACATATGTTTTTGCATCTTGTGTCAGGCGTGTGCGTGAAGGACCGTTGGCGAGAGCTGCTCCAGGTGACCCAACCGCACACCGATGATCATGTGACCTTGTTTAACGACCTCCACTTCCTCATGGTGTCGCTGGGAGCTAAAGAGAGCGGGACCTCTCAGCGTCTCCTGGAGGGCCTCCAGGACTTGGCAAAGTAAATTCTGCACCATTTCTTCCCTTCACTGCACACCTCAACACTCTGTCAGCGTTACATAAGAGCCACACAGGCCTTATGTAAAACTGAGACAGAAACAAGGCAGAGCGTAGGATGGCCAGATAGAGAGAGGATGCAGTCAGAAAGGGAATTCAGAGACGTGGGTCTTCCCTCTGTAGGAGAtgcaccagcagctgctgcctctctgGAGTTTTGTGGTGTCTGACCACGGACAGCCTTtgctcataaaaaaaaaaagctgccattTAAAACCACATTATGCTTTTCAGTGTTATGTAATATAATGCAAGTCACAAGAGTTTGGGAATGATGCACCTTCGGGGGGGAAAGCAGCTCTTGAGAGTCAGTTCCTCACAGTAAGAGACACAGTAAGACCTCAGCACGACTCTGCTTTGAATTATCAGGCGAGCCCTGAAGACGTGCTTGagctttgcatttatttaattcCATCACTCACATGCATGATACCGCGTCACTTTTACTTTGGTTTGGAAGGATTGCACAGTTTTATCTAAtccatattttgccattttacaTACTTCCTCTTACAGCTGGAGGCAGTGACTCTAAGCATTAGCTAATCCAAGAAAGCCTCCCAGCAGTATGGAGTCTTTGGCCTCACTGTGAAGTGAATCCTACTGGGATGTTACTGCCTTTCACATTTCAGTAGAGTAATGCTCAGATACACTTGTTAGTCTGTAGAAATAAACCAACCTGGAGTGTTTCCTGTAGATCTCTAAAAATAGCAGGAGCCTAGTTGTGTTGTACAGTTGAAGTAAAGTTACCTAAATCCTATTTTTTCATCTCCTGAATCCCTTATTGTCCTATTTATTGAAACAGTTTCCTATTCTGAAAACTCAGTAAGTAATGGGGTTTTTGTTAAGTAAGacactgtttgt of Chelmon rostratus isolate fCheRos1 chromosome 6, fCheRos1.pri, whole genome shotgun sequence contains these proteins:
- the ttc38 gene encoding tetratricopeptide repeat protein 38; the protein is MPTTSFRDCQAWRAEGLPLSTTSNEACKMYDATLYQFMNWRNDETLGGIEGCISAIKAADPDFVMGHVISTGLELMGTGSSIRLDERLNSAVRRTVELANSQNISPRERLHVKAVELLSRGNYPDACSVWEDILADHPTDLLALKFSHNSYFYMGAQANLRDSVARVLPYWKPHMPFYSFLKGLYAFGLMETNFYDRAEKEAMEALALSPDDAWSVHTVAHIYEMKAEVDKGLKFMESRENDWKISDMLAGHNYWHWALNYIEKGQYEAALQIYDSQIFTRCKTSAAILDIVDGSSMLSRLELEGVCVKDRWRELLQVTQPHTDDHVTLFNDLHFLMVSLGAKESGTSQRLLEGLQDLAKEPGDNQQHQLAGTIGVPMCQAMIEYNQGNYSGAMDILYPLRYRMIDVGGSDAQRDIFNQLLIHAAMKSKNKHHQKLGRCLLVERDTMRPNSPLTDRLMQRALAVHD